Below is a genomic region from Desulfobacterales bacterium.
GTGCCGTATGTGCGGCACTGCCATTGATACAGGCGCAACAGCGCGTGTTCGATGCAGGCATCGGCAAAGGCCGAAAGATCGCGCATCACTTCATTCAGGTCCGCCCGGCCTGACAGGTCCCGCCAGGCAATACGGGTCATCTCCCGCATGCGGATTTTCCGGAGAACGGTCTGCAGCTGCAGCTGATCATCGACTGTCGAGAGCTTTTCCCGGATCATGTGCGAATAATTGTCGGGTGGATAGACCCGATCAAGGTCGCCGCTGTTGATCAGATCACTGGCAAGTTCGGGAAACCGGGTGCAGCTTTTCGTTACAAAATCACTGAAACAAAACACCCGTTTCAGGGATTCGTTTGATTCGGGATCATCCGGCAGGCAGATTCCTTTTTTATCAACGGCTTCGCAGAATTCTTTCCACTTGGACTGCAGATCCCGGTTCAGTATTTCAGGCAGCGCCGAGGTGGTGACGGTATTTTTCATATATTATACCTTACTGTAGCTGATAACTAAAAACAGACGACAGATGATAGATGACTCTCGACTGAAGACTCACGACTCTTGACTCACGACTCTTGACTGATCTCCAGTTTAGACGTTAAACCGGAAATGGGCAATGTCTCCGTCCTTGACGATGTATGTTTTTCCTTCGAGTCTGACTGTGCCTTTCTTTCTGGCTTCGGCATAAGAACCGGCGTCGATCAGATCATCGTAGAACAGGACTTCGGCACGGATAAATCCTTTTTTGATGTCAGAGTGAATGACTTCGGCTGCATCGAGTGCCGGCAGGTCTTTTTTGATCGTCCAGGCCCTGACCTCGTCTTCGCCGACCGTAAAAAAGGATATCAGTCCCAGCAGCTCATAGGACTGCTTGATGACCCGGTCGGTTGCCGTTTTGCTGATATTGAATTCCTGGAGAAAATCCAGTGCTTCTTCCTCTGTCATCTGGGCCAGCTCATGCTCCAGCTTGCTTTTGATGATCATGCAGGTTTCTTTGGCGGTCAGATCCCCGACATCCGGCAGGTCGTCATTGTCGTCATCGTTGTTGAACAGAATGAGCATGGGTTTTGCGGACAGAAATGCATATCCTCTGAGCAGGTGGGATGAGGCGATATCGGGAAATTTTCTCAGGGGGGTCTCTTGTTCCAGAAGCTGATGACATTCCCTGAGCAGAGACATTTCTTCCGGACTCACGGGTTTTCCCCGTTTTTTATCCAGCTCCACGCGCTCCAGGCGTTTTTCCACGACAACCAGATCCGAGAGAATCAGTTCCTGATCCAGTGCCAATACATCTTTGTACGGTGCGGGTTCCGGCATTCCGTATACGCTGAAGTTCCTGACCACATGAATCAGTGCGTCGCAGTCTCTGACCTGGGTCCATATGCTCAGTTCCCTGTTTTTTTCCTGCTGACTCTGGATGCCCGGAAGAAAGTATTCAACCTGGGCATAGATTGTTTTTTTGGGTTGATACATCCGGCTGAGAATATCCACGCGACTGTCAGGCACCTGGATCGTGCCGATCCGGGTTTCACCCTTATGCGCGGATTCGGAAATGTTTCGTGTCAGCGCTTCAAATACCGTTGTCTTTCCTGACCCGGTGAGGCCAATAATTCCGAGTTTCATCTGGTTATGTCTCCATTTGTTCAGAGCTTGTTATTATGGTCTGGCAGAATTGTCATTAATTGGGTATAAATTCAGGAATATCCGCAGATTTTGTGAAAACCGGGCAATTGACGGTGAGCCGATCGTCACATGCCGAATGAATAACGATGAATTTTCAATTCAGCTATTGAACGATATCTGTCATTATAATCCTAAGATGGATTCATATCATGCTGAGCTGATTTTGCAAGGGAAGCGTTGGCGGTCTCGTAAAGTATAAAATATTTTGCCGCGGATTTACGCGGATAAGCACGGATCTTTATTTGGCTTTTTTTTTCAGTGACGCATGGGGCCTGTCCAGGCTAACAGCCTGAAATAAAATATAATAAACGTAAAATAAAGATCCGCGTAAATCCGCGGCAAATAAATATTTCACCTAATCCTCTGCCGGGGGTTTAACGGATGATGCACTGATTGACCCAGGGGGTGGCAATGGATTTGAAATCCTGCAGCTGACCGTCATTAATACAGACGTTATTATTTTGGAAAAAATCCGGATGCAGGACCGTGTCCGGGTGAAATTTCTGGAGCGCGTAAAGCCGGGCCCCTTGAATCAGTCGGCATATCGTGCGGATATCCTCTTCATCGATGAGCGCAGGAGCGCACGTTGTCCTGAATTCATGCGGCAGACCGGAAGCCAGGATAATTTGAATGCTGGAGAGTATTTTTTCAAAATTGCAGTTTTTTTGAATCAGCCGGCAATACTTTAACGGATCGGTTTTGACATCCATGGCAATGTAATCGATGAGCCGCTTGTCAATCAGCTCCCGAATGACAAGCGGCCGGCTTCCGTTGGTATCGAGCTTGACCGGATAGCCCATCTGCTTGATGTCTTCACATAGCAGAAACAGATCCTCCTGAAGGGTGGGCTCTCCGCCGGAAATCACCACCCCGTCGAGCAGGCCCCGGCGCTTTTCAAGAAATGCATACAGCTGGTTTTTGTCCAGCTCGTCAGGAGAAGCCGTCACGCCGTTTGCCAGCTCCGGATTGTGGCAGAAAGGGCAGTCGAAGTTGCATCCGGAAAGAAAAATCACACAGCTGATTTTACCGGGGTAATCA
It encodes:
- a CDS encoding DUF933 domain-containing protein, with translation MKLGIIGLTGSGKTTVFEALTRNISESAHKGETRIGTIQVPDSRVDILSRMYQPKKTIYAQVEYFLPGIQSQQEKNRELSIWTQVRDCDALIHVVRNFSVYGMPEPAPYKDVLALDQELILSDLVVVEKRLERVELDKKRGKPVSPEEMSLLRECHQLLEQETPLRKFPDIASSHLLRGYAFLSAKPMLILFNNDDDNDDLPDVGDLTAKETCMIIKSKLEHELAQMTEEEALDFLQEFNISKTATDRVIKQSYELLGLISFFTVGEDEVRAWTIKKDLPALDAAEVIHSDIKKGFIRAEVLFYDDLIDAGSYAEARKKGTVRLEGKTYIVKDGDIAHFRFNV
- a CDS encoding anaerobic ribonucleoside-triphosphate reductase activating protein, which produces MRLGGLQKTSLIDYPGKISCVIFLSGCNFDCPFCHNPELANGVTASPDELDKNQLYAFLEKRRGLLDGVVISGGEPTLQEDLFLLCEDIKQMGYPVKLDTNGSRPLVIRELIDKRLIDYIAMDVKTDPLKYCRLIQKNCNFEKILSSIQIILASGLPHEFRTTCAPALIDEEDIRTICRLIQGARLYALQKFHPDTVLHPDFFQNNNVCINDGQLQDFKSIATPWVNQCIIR